In Strigops habroptila isolate Jane chromosome 7, bStrHab1.2.pri, whole genome shotgun sequence, the following are encoded in one genomic region:
- the FGFBP2 gene encoding fibroblast growth factor-binding protein 2 — MKSFALLFLVVICGMGGLGQKVKPKKRSNGEVINFRTKTKDVCTMSMSGDEEMKLRIECKSQGMTYWCEFTGKPSVCRAFRNNPKIYWNQIAMELRKLPHACESTQVLKITMCQKAPSAALMRQIAAGVEPEDVANQVKSVQKTSTSGSGAGKSSAKKILKPPILPLIKPTQRGQGSENETEAMKLAREHCWESLHGFCSYIIGIFRG, encoded by the coding sequence ATGAAGagttttgctcttcttttcctAGTAGTGATCTGTGGCATGGGAGGATTGGGACAGAAGGTGAAgccaaagaaaagaagcaatggTGAAGTAATCAATTTTCGGACTAAAACCAAAGATGTTTGCACAATGAGCATGAGTGGGGATGAGGAAATGAAACTTAGAATTGAATGCAAAAGCCAAGGCATGACCTACTGGTGTGAATTCACTGGCAAGCCATCAGTCTGTCGTGCTTTCAGAAACAACCCAAAGATTTACTGGAACCAGATCGCCATGGAACTTAGAAAGCTCCCGCATGCCTGCGAATCCACACAAGTGTTGAAGATCACTATGTGTCAAAAGGCTCCCTCAGCAGCTCTCATGAGGCAAATAGCTGCTGGTGTGGAGCCAGAAGATGTAGCAAACCAGGTCAAATCAGTCCAGAAAACTTCCACTTCTGGGAGTGGAGCAGGGAAAAGCTCGGCTAAGAAAATATTGAAACCTCCAATACTACCTCTTATAAAACCAACCCAACGTGGTCAAGggtctgaaaatgaaacagaagcaatGAAACTGGCCCGGGAACATTGCTGGGAATCCCTGCATGGTTTCTGCTCCTACATTATTGGAATCTTCAGAGGTTAA